A stretch of Cydia splendana chromosome 7, ilCydSple1.2, whole genome shotgun sequence DNA encodes these proteins:
- the LOC134792516 gene encoding uncharacterized protein LOC134792516 isoform X2, whose product MGNKQLNKKKTSRKRQLGRFQQTMELTKRRKLDNFTAEHDTISLDYIELQNMEMESPISSTTDIQSNDEATGSNILNPRIAQVDDTYRVPSILEEEDTHEVGDSC is encoded by the exons atgggtaacaagcaattgaataaaaagaagacatctcgaaaaagacaactcggaagattccaacaaacaatggaactaac gaaaagaagaaaattgGATAATTTCACAGCCGAACATGATACTATATCTTTAGACTACATCGA actgcaaaatatggaaatggaatctccgatttcatcaaccactgacattcaaagtaacga TGAGGCGACCGGCTCAAACATTTTGAACCCACGCATTGCACAGGTGGATGACACTTATCGGGTTCCTAGTATATTAGAGGAAGAAGATACCCATGAGGTAGGTGATTCATGCTAA
- the LOC134792516 gene encoding uncharacterized protein LOC134792516 isoform X1 produces MGNKQLNKKKTSRKRQLGRFQQTMELTKRRKLDNFTAEHDTISLDYIELQNMEMESPISSTTDIQSNDEATGSNILNPRIAQVDDTYRVPSILEEEDTHELQISFNVEEELPDKTVGRRIVAVSYHSIRFLAFYPIKDCMETIYINAIFHRQNRNFLVLFILQDGLFVTLTSRSHIVLFGAFRE; encoded by the exons atgggtaacaagcaattgaataaaaagaagacatctcgaaaaagacaactcggaagattccaacaaacaatggaactaac gaaaagaagaaaattgGATAATTTCACAGCCGAACATGATACTATATCTTTAGACTACATCGA actgcaaaatatggaaatggaatctccgatttcatcaaccactgacattcaaagtaacga TGAGGCGACCGGCTCAAACATTTTGAACCCACGCATTGCACAGGTGGATGACACTTATCGGGTTCCTAGTATATTAGAGGAAGAAGATACCCATGAG ttacaaATATCGTTCAATGTGGAAGAAGAGCTTCCTGACAAAACCGTCGGTCGAAGAATTGTCGCAGTTAGTTACCATTCGATTCGATTCCTCGCATTTTATCCAATAAAAGATTGTAtggaaactatatacataaacgcaatatttcaccgacaaaatcgcaattttcttgttttgttcatacttcaagatggactctttgtgaccttgacgtcacggtcacatatcgttttgttcggggcgtttcgcgagtga